CGGCCCTCTTGGATTCTTTTCAGGATGGCATTTTGGCGCCCCCCGTATATACTCGCCCAGCCGATTATAATGGCTGGAAAGTGCCAGATATTTTGCTGTCGGGCCATGAGCGAAAAATAAATGCTTGGCGAGATGAGCAAGCCTTGTTGCGGACCCAGCAGCGTCGGCCCGATTTATTGGAGGAATAGATCAGCTATGAAGTTTTTAGTCAGTTTATTATTTATTGGTTCGACTGTCCTGCTTTTTGGGCAGTCGAGATTGTCTACGCCCATGGAGATCATGGCATTTATGGAGGCTTCGCCCACCCAATACCGCATCGATCAATTGTATGGGCCGCCGCCCAAGCGGGAGCGGCCTGTTTTGGCCAATGGGAATTATGTGGAGCTAGAGGAGAATCGAGAGCATTTGAGAGATTATGCGGCCTTAGAAACGAAAGAGCATAAGGCCCTCAAAGCCAAAGCTTTGGCCTTGGCTAATCGGGAACGGCCCAAGTATAAAAAGATACGCAAGCTGTATCAGCAAATCTTAGAGGATATTCCGCAGCATGCCCAGATATTAACATATATGGGCGACAGCTATTATCGGCAAAAAAACTGGGAAAAAGCGCTCTTGTACTTTGATCAGGCCCTAGCCGCTAACCCTATTGATTATGTGGCCCAACGCCTAAAAGCGGAAGTTTTTTTACTGCAAAAAGATACGGCCAAGGCAGCCCAAGCCATTGCCAAGGCCCATCTGTTGAATCGGAATAATAAGCTACTCTTGCTTCGTTTGAGAGAAATTTGGGCCTTAAATGGCCAAAACTATGAATTGGCCTGGGGCTTTGACCCCAAATGTTATCTAGAGCGAGAGGCCGATACCGTCAGCATTGTAGCCGATGGGGTTTGGCTGACCTATGGCATGTACAAGGCGGTTTGGTCCTATGAACCCGACTATCAGTACATCAAGTCCAGACAAGAGGTTTCTGATTTTCTTTTTCATGCCGAATTAGAAGGGACCCTAGGCACCTTTTTGACCTATAGCGCCCTGCCTGAAAAGGACCGAAGAATTGAGCCCGCCCTAGAGGCTTTCGCCCAAGCCCTAGATGCCGATTTATTGGAGGAATACGTCTTTTATGAGGTCCTTTTGGTGGACCATCCCGCTTTGGCGGCCCATTTGACGGATGAGTTTGCGGCCAAGCTTTTAGAGTATATGCAAAAGATTAGGAATCAGGACTTTGGGCGAGATTAAATTAACAGATCTATAACAAGGAAAGGGAACAATAAGCTATTTAGAGTTGTATAAAAGGCTTAAGTTTAAAATAGAACAACCAAACTCCCTTTTTCGCTTATGGCAGCAAAACCGATTTCCATTGATTTACAAGCGATTTGGCGCAAGTATATTTGGCCTTATCGTTCTTTTTATTTGCTTGGCGGCTTCCTTATTTTGGGCCTTATTATCCTTTTTGGAACCCCACTGGGGCTTTATCTTCGGGATATAGAGCAGCTGCGTCAAGACATACAGGCTTTTGGTCCTTGGGGGGCGGTCATTTATGTGGCGGTTTTTCTTTTGGCCAGTTTGCTCGGTCTGCCAGGCTCTGCTTTTATGCTGTTGGCCATGCTTTTATATGGTAGCTGGGAGGGGGCGGCCCTGACCTATTTTGCGGCTTGGTTATCGGCCTTGGCTACTTTTTATTGGGCCAAATTGTTGGGTGGAAAAAATGCACCAGAGGCCAAGGGCTGGCTCAAAAAATATGTCGAAAAGGTAGAGCAGCGCCCTTATTGGAGCCTCATTGTAATTAGAACGTTCATGCAATTATCGCCTTTTGTGGGCTATAGTTTGGCCTTTAGCCAAATGAAACCCAAGGACTATATTTTGGGAAATGCCCTGGCGCTTTTGGTCCCAATTAGCTATATGGCTTTGGCCTATGCCATTTTTGAGGCGGGCTATTTTTCCTAATGAGTATAAAGATTTGGGGCCCGCGGCCAGCTAGCCGAAGGCTAGCTGGCCGCCGCTATGCTGCGCCGCTCGCAGGTCTGCTCGGCCCTGCGTTTTTTTCGCTACGCTCAAAAAACTTGGTATGGCCTACGGCCACGGCTGCGCAGCGCTGGGCCGCTCAACGGTCTTTTTTCTTTTGGCCATTCTTCTTCGGCGGTTTTGGCCCTTGCCTAAATTCCTTTTGAAGGAACAGAAAACGACATAGAGGAGTTAATAAAAATTTCAAGCATCAGCGATAATCAAAAAGATATGATAACAATTACTAATTATTTTTTACAGCCTTATATGAAAGACTTAACACCTTTGGCGACTTATAGGTCTAGGTTTTTTAAGTACTTTTTGCAGGCCCATCATATTCCAGTGAGAACAGATGATTTAATAGATTGGGAACATTTAGGCCAAGAATATTATACCTTTGATGTGGAGACAGATGAGGACTGGGTTACTGCTCGGCTAAAAGAGACTAGTTTATCAGAAAATCCAGAGTTAATTGTAGAGATGGGCTATGATAGACCAATTTGCAAAGTAAAAACCTCGACTTTTATAGCGCACTGGTACGATTTCTATAGAGCTTCTGGTTATGAAGGTATCAGCGCAGTCAGTTTAAATTTAAAATATCTGATAGAATTACGTCATGATACAGGCTTGTTTTACAGTAACTTCAAGATAGATCCAGATTCATAGCCTCTTGTTTCTAAGCTATGTCTACTAGGCTGTTCTTCTTTGGCAGTTTTGAGCCCATGGGCTGAAGCCCATGCTTGTAGACTGAGCAAAGAGCGGGCTGAAGTCCTTTTTTGCTGTTTATTATAACTCATTATGGGCCGAGGGTTTTAACCATCGGCCCATTTTTATTGCCTTGAGGATGGTACGGCTATGCCTTTAAAAAATGCCTTGACTAGCCTGAAATTTTTATCAAAGGATGGCCGAGAAGTTAATTTTATGAGGGTTTCAACCCTCATTTATAGATGATTGCGAAGCAATACCATTCTTGCTGTAGGTTTCAACCTACAGTTAAAAGGGCCGAAGGCCCGCAGGCCTAGGGGCCTGAAAGGGTGCCGCGCAGCGGCAGACCCAGCCAGCTTGCTGGCGCAGGGCCGAGCAGACCTGCGAGCCCGGCAAGGGCCCGGCCGCCAAAGGCGGCAGGCCCCAAAAAATCATCTAGATAAAAATCATTAGAAAATAGGAAACCTTAGGCCAAGGCATATAGGGTAGCCAAAAATAAGTTGCTTTGCAAAACAATATATTGCGTCGCTCTTCTTATCTTGTAGGACCAAAAATCAATCAGTTATGTCAAGAATAAATAATAGAACAGTCCTGATTACAGGGGGGGCGGCCGGAATCGGGAAGCTCATTGCAGAACGCTGCCTGCGCCAAAGGGCCTATAAAGTGATCCTTTGGGATATTAACGAGCAGAAATTATTGGCTACTCAGGCCGAGTTTAAGGGCCGAGGTCATGAGGTGGCCGTGCAGGTAGTTGATGTGGCCAATTTAGAAGATATTGAGACCGCTGCCGCCGCTTGTAAAAAACAATGGGGAATGGTGGATATTCTCTTTAATAATGCCGGTATTGTGGTCGGTAAACGCTTTGAGGAACATAGCCACCGAGAAATTCGGAAAACGATCGATATCAATGTTTCGGCCCCTATGCATATTGCCCTGCAGTTTTTGGCCGATATGCAAGACCAAGGCGAAGGCCATATTGTTAATATTGCCTCGGCTGCTGGCCTGATTCCCAACCCGAATATGTCTGTATATGCAGGCAGCAAATGGGCCGTAGTCGGTTGGTCCGAATCTTTGCGTCTAGAACAAGAAGAGGCCAAAAATGGGGTAGTGGTGAGCACGATTTTGCCTAGCTATATCAATACAGGCATGTTTGATGGCGTGACCGCACCCGCACTTACGCCCATTATGGAACCTGAATACATTGTGGATAAAATCATGAAGGCGGTTAAGGAAGATGATATCCTGGTGATGGAGCCCTTTATGACAAAGGCAATTCCCTTGCTCAAAGGTGTTTTGCCCACCCGTGCTTTTGATTTTATCGCAGGCCGCCTATTTGGTGTCTATAAAACCATGAGCACCTTTAAAGGGAAAGCGCCCAAAGAGGCTGTACCCGATAAAGATGAGTTGAAAGCAGAATAAAATAGAAAGGGCCAGCGAAAATCGCTGGCCTTTTTTTGCCCAAAATTAAAATAATCAGAACTTGAGAAGCTATTTATTCCTCCTATTTACCGCCTATGCTTTGGCGGCTTTCGGACAGCAGCCCCTAGTCAGTTTTCAGCAGGTCTTGGATAAAAATAAGGCCGAGGGATTAAGTCCTATTTATTTGCTGTTGGATGATAATCTGCTGCTAAATGCGCAGGCTTTTCCTTTTGGAACATGGCGCAGAGAGAATCCAGCGGAAGAATTGAATCAAGGCTTAAGCGAGGGAATTACACATTATTTGCCTTTTAGTCAAGCCTATTATCGAGATCAAATCCATGCCAAATGGGCCAAATTGACGCCCATGGAACAATATGCCCTGCATCTATTTATAGAGGAGGCCATCGCCTATTGTCAAACTTTTTCTCTGGCCCAAGAAGAACAATACTTAGCCAACTTGCAGCAGCTGGGCAGCTTGCCCAATTATGCCAACCGCTATGCAGAACGCCAAACTTATGGCTTTAATGTGGCTGCCAAAGAGCTTTTTGTGCGCTATGGACCAGCCGATTTTTATGGAGGAAACCTAAAACATCCCAAACCCTATTTTGCTCGCCAAGGTTTTCGCCGACTCCAAGCTTTTATTTACCGAAGAGTAAAGGCAGGAGTGCCAATTGAAAATATAGAACGCTTATTTTTAGGCCTGCAAAAGCTGTTGCCCGCATTGAAGGAAGGACAATACACGGCTTATGATGAAAAAGGACGCTTGCAAGAAGAAGGCGAAATCCGAAATGGAAAGCCCTATGGCCGTTGTCGGTATTATCGCTATTCCTATGGCGCGCCTCAAGAGAAGCTGCTAGCGGTAGATTGGCAGACAGACAAAAAAGGTCGGCTGAAAAAACTGTATTTTATAGACCTTTATGCACTATCCGATATGCGGCATTATTTGCAATATAAAAAGGGAAAATTGCAGGCTTATCAGATTAAGTTGCGAGATCTGCGAGCCTCTTCTTATTATCAGCTAGATAGTTTGAGTATGGATTTGCGCAAAAAAAAGGTGCAGCTATTTAGAAAAAATAGAAATATGCCTTATACGCTTAGTTTTAAGCGGGCTCCAGAGCGGTTTAGCCAGTATATCTGGGACCAAAAAGAGCTACAAGAAGATATCGTTTTGGACCTTCGAGTTTGTGAACAGGAAGATATTTGTTTTCCCGCCGAGAAGTTAAGCTATGCGGATAAGGTCGTTGCGCTTTATATAGCCCCTCAGAGCCCCGAAGAATTTGTAACAAAATGGAAGCCCTTGCTGCAGCAGTTCCCTCGCCTGAAAAAGGTATACCTCTATTTGGAGAAGGAGGCCGATTGGCCGCTTTATCAAGAGCTGTTGGATCAGGGGATAAAGTGGGAGCTCTATTAAAAGTATTGCTGTTTGGCTAAAATCTCTCTTATACACTGGTCCAAGGGCGCCCGCAAAAAGAAATGCCCATCAGCCACCCAATGAAACTGGGCCGAAGGGAGCTTTTGGGCAAACTGCTGCCCATAGCGGCCAGGCGTAATCTCATCTTCCTGACCATAGATGAGGTAGAGCGGCAGCTCTTTTTCTTGAATCAACTTTCTGAGTTTTCGCTTATAGACAGGAAAGTCGTATAGTGAAATCCAGCAGTTGAACAAACGATGCCGACGATCAGCCTGCTCAATTTGTTGGCGAAAAAGGACGTATGTGGCCTTGTTGAGCAAATTGGCCCTTCTGGCCCAGGCAAAAATAGAGAGAATCCATCCTGGCGGCTCCAGACGAGCCGCCAAAAAGCGACGCAAAAAAAGTGGGAACAAAACGGGACTATCCGAGGGGGTAGGTTGCAGGCCCGCTGGAGCCAATAGGATCAAGGCATCTAAATTGGGCAAGAGCTCGGGCGCTAGGCTCAGGGCAATGCGTCCCCCCATGCTGTGCCCAGCCAAGCTAAAGCGCTGAAAGTTTTCTTGGGCCAAAATGAGCCGAATAATTTCTAGCAGCTCTTGGGCGCTAAAATGATCGCTTTCCCACTGCGTTTTTCCATGAAAAGGCAGGTCTAGGGCAAAAACCCGATAGCTTTCACCCAAGCTTTTCAATTCTTCAAAGTAGCCGCCATGATTGGCAAAGCCGTGTAGGGCCAGAAGGGCTTTGGGCCCGCGACCAAAACAACCATAATGCAAGCGGTGCGGACCAAAATCAATTTGATGATAACTAGGAGACATTTGTTTTGGGCGTTTGAGGCTGCCAAAGGCGAAGCAAAAGCGTTTCTAGCAAAAGAAAGAGTAGGGCGAGAATCAAGAAGTATTTCCAAAGAGAGGCTCCTTCTGTTTCTTCCAAAACTAAGCTGCCAAAGTCTTGGCCGTAGTTTCCGTCAATGATGTTGTAACGCCCATCTGCACTGCTTTCCAACTCTTCTAAAGAATAGAACTCTAGGGCCGATTCTCGACGGTTGTAGTTGAAGGCAAATTGGTCCAATACTTCTTCTTTATTCAAATAGAGTTGATAGAAACCCGCCTCCTGCAATTGGTTATTAAGGCCCAAAAGTAGGCGGTTGCCCAAACGACGCTGCTCTGGAATAAACTCCAATTGCCCCGAGCCTAACTTAAAGGCGGTTTCTTGCTGCTGGGCCTGGGCCTCAGATTCTAGATTTTGATCTTGGCCTACAATATAGGCAATCTGCTGCCGCTTGCCACTTTCTAAGGCCATGCGATAAAGCATAGGCACAAAGACTTCCCCATTCTTGCTCAGATCCGAGCTCTCGCTATCCGCAGGGGCAGAACAGAGGTAGAGAAAACCATTTTTTACCTTGTATTTTCCCAAAAAGCTGCTGCCATCTCGGTAACGCAATAGCTGCTGTTCTGCCGCTCGGGCCGATTTACTCAAGGGAAAGTTGGCTTGGCTAATCGGCAGTTTCATCCGATCACTCTCATTTTCATAGACATCGCTAAAGATAAAGTCTTGGTAGTTGATGCTCACCACTTTGCGCTCTTTTTGCTCTAAAGGCTGCAATCGATTGGCCCCCAATTGCTGCAAAAAGTTGTTGTAGTCCTCTAGCTTTGCCGAGCGACTGGGCAAGATGAGCAGCTTGCCGCCTTCTTCTACATAAGTCTTGAGCTCGGCCTGTAGGCCCGAAGATAATTTGCTGAGCTGGCTAAGTATAATGAGGTCGTTTTGGGGCAGCTTAGAGTAGTCTAACTGACTTACAGATTGTGATCGCATCTCAAAATAGTCATCATCAGAAAAGGCAGCAGAAATGGCGCCCAAAGCCTGGCCCTCATAGAGCTCTAGCAGCTGCAGCTTCTCCTTGACATAAAAAGAAAAGCGATAGCTGTTGTCAAATTCAATCGGAAAATCAGTAAGCTGTAGCTCGGCCAAATACCAGCCCGTTTTGTTCAAGTTGAGGCTGATGGTATCATATATAGCACTGTTGGCCGGCACATCTAAGCTCCCAATTGGCCGATTTTCGCCATTGAGTTGTAGCGAAAGACGCAGTTTGTTCTGATCCGTTTGCCCATAGTTGCGAATCTTCACAAAAAGGCGGTTATTTTGGTTCAATCCCTGAACGGGGGCCTCAAACCAAGCGCTATCAATGGCCACATTTTTTAGGGCGGCTGCTTGCAAGGGGACCAAACTCAACTGTAGCTGCGTATCGGCCTCTATTTTGGCCAAATCACTGCTGTTTTTCTGAAAATCAGAGATAATGAAGGCCTGCTTTTTTTTATTCTCTCCTTTTTCTAGGGCTTGCTTTTGGCGGTTAAAAACCCGCTCCATATCCTGCACCTGATAAGACAATTGAATTTCCCGAATTCTTTGCAAAGCATCTTCCTTAGACAACAACCGTTGGTCGCGCCCCTCTAAATCCATAGACAAAATCTGAATGCGGTCATTGGGCCCATAAGCAGCCACAATTTCCTC
This genomic interval from Saprospira grandis contains the following:
- a CDS encoding alpha/beta fold hydrolase, translated to MSPSYHQIDFGPHRLHYGCFGRGPKALLALHGFANHGGYFEELKSLGESYRVFALDLPFHGKTQWESDHFSAQELLEIIRLILAQENFQRFSLAGHSMGGRIALSLAPELLPNLDALILLAPAGLQPTPSDSPVLFPLFLRRFLAARLEPPGWILSIFAWARRANLLNKATYVLFRQQIEQADRRHRLFNCWISLYDFPVYKRKLRKLIQEKELPLYLIYGQEDEITPGRYGQQFAQKLPSAQFHWVADGHFFLRAPLDQCIREILAKQQYF
- a CDS encoding SDR family NAD(P)-dependent oxidoreductase produces the protein MSRINNRTVLITGGAAGIGKLIAERCLRQRAYKVILWDINEQKLLATQAEFKGRGHEVAVQVVDVANLEDIETAAAACKKQWGMVDILFNNAGIVVGKRFEEHSHREIRKTIDINVSAPMHIALQFLADMQDQGEGHIVNIASAAGLIPNPNMSVYAGSKWAVVGWSESLRLEQEEAKNGVVVSTILPSYINTGMFDGVTAPALTPIMEPEYIVDKIMKAVKEDDILVMEPFMTKAIPLLKGVLPTRAFDFIAGRLFGVYKTMSTFKGKAPKEAVPDKDELKAE
- a CDS encoding BatA domain-containing protein, encoding MSFLYPSFLWALFALIIPVIIHLFYFRRYKTVYFTNLRFLKEVKEQTNSWQRLRNLLVLAARMLALAALVFAFAQPYWQKAGSKTELGNHDVSIFFDNSYSMSAEAEDLRLLEKARLRAEEIVAAYGPNDRIQILSMDLEGRDQRLLSKEDALQRIREIQLSYQVQDMERVFNRQKQALEKGENKKKQAFIISDFQKNSSDLAKIEADTQLQLSLVPLQAAALKNVAIDSAWFEAPVQGLNQNNRLFVKIRNYGQTDQNKLRLSLQLNGENRPIGSLDVPANSAIYDTISLNLNKTGWYLAELQLTDFPIEFDNSYRFSFYVKEKLQLLELYEGQALGAISAAFSDDDYFEMRSQSVSQLDYSKLPQNDLIILSQLSKLSSGLQAELKTYVEEGGKLLILPSRSAKLEDYNNFLQQLGANRLQPLEQKERKVVSINYQDFIFSDVYENESDRMKLPISQANFPLSKSARAAEQQLLRYRDGSSFLGKYKVKNGFLYLCSAPADSESSDLSKNGEVFVPMLYRMALESGKRQQIAYIVGQDQNLESEAQAQQQETAFKLGSGQLEFIPEQRRLGNRLLLGLNNQLQEAGFYQLYLNKEEVLDQFAFNYNRRESALEFYSLEELESSADGRYNIIDGNYGQDFGSLVLEETEGASLWKYFLILALLFLLLETLLLRLWQPQTPKTNVS
- a CDS encoding tetratricopeptide repeat protein, producing the protein MKFLVSLLFIGSTVLLFGQSRLSTPMEIMAFMEASPTQYRIDQLYGPPPKRERPVLANGNYVELEENREHLRDYAALETKEHKALKAKALALANRERPKYKKIRKLYQQILEDIPQHAQILTYMGDSYYRQKNWEKALLYFDQALAANPIDYVAQRLKAEVFLLQKDTAKAAQAIAKAHLLNRNNKLLLLRLREIWALNGQNYELAWGFDPKCYLEREADTVSIVADGVWLTYGMYKAVWSYEPDYQYIKSRQEVSDFLFHAELEGTLGTFLTYSALPEKDRRIEPALEAFAQALDADLLEEYVFYEVLLVDHPALAAHLTDEFAAKLLEYMQKIRNQDFGRD
- a CDS encoding TVP38/TMEM64 family protein, with the translated sequence MAAKPISIDLQAIWRKYIWPYRSFYLLGGFLILGLIILFGTPLGLYLRDIEQLRQDIQAFGPWGAVIYVAVFLLASLLGLPGSAFMLLAMLLYGSWEGAALTYFAAWLSALATFYWAKLLGGKNAPEAKGWLKKYVEKVEQRPYWSLIVIRTFMQLSPFVGYSLAFSQMKPKDYILGNALALLVPISYMALAYAIFEAGYFS